The Candidatus Aramenus sp. CH1 genomic sequence TTTTATACTAATAATACTAATAAGTGCGTTAAGTGGGGTTCTAGGTGCCTTAACGGGTTTGGGGGGCGCCACTTTCCTTGTACCCATCTACTCACTCTACTTGGGGATCCCCATAGTGTACGCCTCGGGCGCGAGCCTGATCTCCACTATAGCCACATCTAGCGGAGCCGCAAGCGCCTACATAAAGGACAGGATAACCAACGTCAGGATAGGCATGGGGCTAGAGATAGCGACTACTACAGGGTCAATTGTTGGCGCGCTTACAGTAGCCTTCATTTACTCACACCACCTTGAGTATATCATCTACATAGTTTTTGGAGCAGTCCTCCTGTCCCAAGTCTACGTGCAGCTCCAAAGGTCCAAGTTCGAGCTACCCAGAGGATTCAAGCCGGATTGGACGACAAGGGTCTTCCAGCTCTACGGCAAGTACTACGACATAGTCCTTGGTCAAGAGGTCGAGTATTTTGGGGTGAGGTGGTGGCTCGGGGAGATAATCATGTTCTTTGCTGGATACATCTCGGGCCTCCTTGGTATAGGGTCTGGGGCATTAAAGGTCTTAGGCATGGACTGGGCGATGAACCTGCCAATGAAGGTAAGCACCACCACCAGTAACTTCATGATAGGTGTTACTGCGGCTACGGGAAGTTCCATATACTGGATCTTCGGGTACATCCAGCCGTTCCTGGCTGCGGGCACTGCAATAGGGGTGTTAATAGGGGCCTTTATTGGCACCAAGATCTTGGTGAGGGTGAGGAACAAAACCATTAGGTACGTGTTCACTCTCATATTGGTCTTCTTGGGAATCCAGATGATTCTCAGGGGGTTAGGCTATGGATTTTAACGACTTAATTGGTAACGCCTTAAGGATAGGAGTGATAATTAGTAGCGCGTTCATTATATTGGGTTCGGTGTTGCTCTTTGTCATGGGCCACTCCAACAGTTACACGCTCTCCCAGATATCGTCTCCTGAGTCCGTAGTCAACACGTCCGAGTTTCCACCAACCCAAGTTATCAAGGGGGTAGAAGACCTCCAGCCCCTGGACGTAATTTTCCTAGGCCTAATGATCTTGATAGCAACCCCAGTAATCAGAGTGGCCTTAGGGATAGCTCAGTTTGCGTCTGAGAGGAACAAGCTCTACACTGTCATTACGGCAATAGTGTTCTTCAACTTGATGTTTGCCATATTCATTTTACCACTCCTTATAGGGAAGTGAAAAGAAAGGCACAATAAAGCCCTCTTTCTTCTAGTCTCTTTCACGGCATAATCTCAAAAAAGTTGAGCTCGCGTGGTTGTGGGCAGTCGCAGTAAATCTTCAAGTTTTCTAAGATATACTTGATGAATATCTATCTCAAAGATTTTAAATGAGTATTTACTCATCACTTTACGCTCATAATATTATATATCATATTAGATTACTTATCTCCACCTTTACATGCTAAAACACATTTTGAAGATTTAAATCTTTTACCTGACAATTTTAACATGGTGCTTAAAAGTGTCGCAGTCCGCCCTTCAAACCATCCTAGACCAAATAGACACTAGGAAGGTAACAAGGTTCTACTGGATAATTACTGTCCTGGCGGCAATAGGTGGGTTCCTGTTCGGCTACGACACCGCGGTAATCGCGGTAGCCTCAGTGTTCGCCCCTTACCATCTGACGGGCTTTGCCTACGGCTACGAGATAGCCAGCACCTCACTAGGAGCGGCAATAGGTGCCATTATAGCTTATTTCTACACAGACAAGTACGGCAGGAAGTCGCTTCTGATAGCTGACGCGGGGATATACACGGCAGCAGCTATCTTGGCTGCCCTATCCATTAACGGCGTTATGCTCTTAGTAATGAGGACCGTAATAGGTATCGCGATCGGAGCAGACTCGGCAGTTGCCACTGCCTACATCACAGAGTACGCACCAAAGAACAGGAGAGGAGCCTTAGCTATAATGCAGCAGTGGATGATCACTATAGGCATCCTCGGCTCGTACATGGTGGGATCTGCAATCCTACTTATTGTCCCATCGTTGGCTTTCACCGTGGACTGGAGGCTCATGCTAGGCCTCGCTGCAGTCCCGTCAATAATAGGCTTGGTCTTCAGGTTCATGATGCCCGAGTCCCCAAGGTGGCTACTAGTCTCTGGTCAGACGGGGAGGCTCAAGAAGGATCTGAGCAGGTTTGGCGTCACGGTGGACGACTCACTCTTACAAAGGGCATTCCAAGAGGCTAGAGCTGAGGTATCTACGAAGTTGGACACTCCCACAAAGAGGGCGTTACTCGTGGTAGGGCTCTGGATAGTCTTCCAGCAGATCACAGGGATAAACGTGCCTTTCTACTACGGTCCAACTATTATCCTAAACCTCCACTTGTTCGGTAGTTCCTCTAGCCCAGTGTATAGCGAGATAGACTCGGTGTTGGCGGCGTCTATCCTTGCCGTGATTAACGTAATAGCGACTTACATAGCCTTTAGCTACATTGATAGGATAGGCAGGAGGAACCTAGGACTCTCTGCATTCGCGGGGATGTTCCTCTTCGACCTGCTAGGAGGAATACTAGTGATGAAGGGAATACTTATAGGCGCGTTAATAGCCTTCGCAGGTTTCATAATATTCTTCGCGTATGGAGTTGGAGGTACTGGTTGGCTGATACAGGCCGAGTTCTTCAAGACTGAAGTAAGGGGTAGGATGGCGGCGATCATAGCGTTAATCGATTGGCTAGCCAACTTCGCAATTATAGAGGTATTCCCAGTCATGTTGTCAAGCATTGGACTAGCTGGTTCAATGTTCGTGTTTACGGCGCTTGACGCCATAGCTCTAGTGATTGTCTACTTACTATTGCCGGAGACCAAGGGCTTGTCCCTAGAACAAGTTGTCAAGATGTTTAACGACACCCCTCTCCTAAGCCTCAGGAAGGGTAGGCAAGTAGTCTTGAAGAGACAAGAGGCGGAGACAAGGTAAAAACCTTTTTCCTTTTTTCCTAGGAAAAAGAGGACACTATCTTAGTTATTAGGTGCAACCATCTTTTTTTATCTCCACGAAAGTGTACTTATACCTCGGTGCCTTCGACTCATCTAACTCATCGCACACTAAATAGTTGACCCTTTTATCGTGCATATACATTACCACCGTGGAGTTCAGCACCTCTGGAGACACCCTGACTTTAGCCCTTATGCTTCCGCACTCAGAGGACAACACCACCTCGTCCCCATCCCTTAGCTCCAGTCCTTTCGCATCTGAGGGGTTGATAAGCAGGGGGCTCTCGTATGTTCCAAACCCGGGGATCCTGCCGGTCACTACGTCTGTGTTGTACCTAGTCACGTTCCTCACCGTGAGCAACACGTATCCCTTCTTAACCTCCCTTTGTTCCCTAAACTCGAACTTCCCCTTTCCCGAGGGGGTGTAAAACTTCTCCTCGTAGAGGTAGAGCTCCCCGTTGGGGTAGCGAGAGTTAGCGGAGTAGTCCATAACAGAGTCAAGGGTTAGGTTGGAGTAGATTGGGGATACCTTCTTCATCTCCTCAAAGAGGAGCTTGGGGTCGGTAACGAAGTTAAATCCCAGCTCCCTGGCCAACATCCCGAGGATTTCGTAGTCTGGCTTTACCTCTCCCGGCGGGTCTACTGCCTTAAACCTCCACTTAACCAGTCTGTCCAGGCTGGTAACTGACCCCTCCTTCTCGGTCCACACTGCTGAGGGCAGAACGTAGTGGGCTAGAGAGGCCGTATCGGTCATAAATGCGTCCATTACTACTAGGAGGTCAAGCTTCCTGAGCCTCTCCTCGACCTTCCTCCTGTTGGGCATGCTGGCGAGGGGGTTAAAGCCCATGAAGACCATTGCCCTTATCCCGTTGTCCC encodes the following:
- a CDS encoding sulfite exporter TauE/SafE family protein codes for the protein MLLSIEFFILIILISALSGVLGALTGLGGATFLVPIYSLYLGIPIVYASGASLISTIATSSGAASAYIKDRITNVRIGMGLEIATTTGSIVGALTVAFIYSHHLEYIIYIVFGAVLLSQVYVQLQRSKFELPRGFKPDWTTRVFQLYGKYYDIVLGQEVEYFGVRWWLGEIIMFFAGYISGLLGIGSGALKVLGMDWAMNLPMKVSTTTSNFMIGVTAATGSSIYWIFGYIQPFLAAGTAIGVLIGAFIGTKILVRVRNKTIRYVFTLILVFLGIQMILRGLGYGF
- a CDS encoding DUF1634 domain-containing protein encodes the protein MDFNDLIGNALRIGVIISSAFIILGSVLLFVMGHSNSYTLSQISSPESVVNTSEFPPTQVIKGVEDLQPLDVIFLGLMILIATPVIRVALGIAQFASERNKLYTVITAIVFFNLMFAIFILPLLIGK
- a CDS encoding sugar porter family MFS transporter; the encoded protein is MSQSALQTILDQIDTRKVTRFYWIITVLAAIGGFLFGYDTAVIAVASVFAPYHLTGFAYGYEIASTSLGAAIGAIIAYFYTDKYGRKSLLIADAGIYTAAAILAALSINGVMLLVMRTVIGIAIGADSAVATAYITEYAPKNRRGALAIMQQWMITIGILGSYMVGSAILLIVPSLAFTVDWRLMLGLAAVPSIIGLVFRFMMPESPRWLLVSGQTGRLKKDLSRFGVTVDDSLLQRAFQEARAEVSTKLDTPTKRALLVVGLWIVFQQITGINVPFYYGPTIILNLHLFGSSSSPVYSEIDSVLAASILAVINVIATYIAFSYIDRIGRRNLGLSAFAGMFLFDLLGGILVMKGILIGALIAFAGFIIFFAYGVGGTGWLIQAEFFKTEVRGRMAAIIALIDWLANFAIIEVFPVMLSSIGLAGSMFVFTALDAIALVIVYLLLPETKGLSLEQVVKMFNDTPLLSLRKGRQVVLKRQEAETR